The following proteins come from a genomic window of Lytechinus pictus isolate F3 Inbred chromosome 1, Lp3.0, whole genome shotgun sequence:
- the LOC129263597 gene encoding protein Wnt-6-like, whose product MSVSVNRPLYPLRVLWASSQLRSTEAEQRKEGGKIRAVGSPLNFDPNRICRRSRKLRGSSKQRDICLREPEIVQEVVRGTKLGMMECQFQLRHDRWNCTTMHNSFIKVIRHDTRQTAFVNAITTAGVTYAATQACSMGNLLQCGCANLPNGRNELESNEAWVWGGCGDNVEYGYTKSKEFVDAHMKRRSDIGTLVTLHNNEAGRLSISKHMRRECKCHGLSGSCTLKTCWKKMPTFRDVGNRLKSAFDGAVKVTGGNSGENLIPEDETVKQPTIKDLVYSMESHDFCEPDRKSGSLGTEGRRCNSTSMDVGGCDIMCCGRGYHEVLAEKRENCRCRFHWCCVVNCDTCRVVQTIQTCNGYNLG is encoded by the exons ATGTCCGTATCCGTCAACCGTCCGCTATATCCTCTCCGCGTCCTCTGGGCATCCTCGCAACTCAGATCCACTGAGGCTGAACAAcgaaaagagggaggaaagataaG GGCTGTAGGAAGTCCACTGAACTTCGACCCTAATCGAATCTGTAGACGATCACGGAAGCTCCGTGGTAGCAGCAAGCAGAGAGACATCTGTCTTCGTGAACCCGAGATCGTCCAGGAGGTCGTACGGGGAACGAAACTCGGGATGATGGAATGTCAATTTCAGCTCAGGCACGATCGATGGAACTGTACCACCATGCACAATTCTTTTATTAAAGTTATCAGACATG ataCTCGACAAACGGCGTTCGTCAATGCTATTACAACAGCGGGGGTGACCTATGCCGCCACCCAGGCTTGTAGTATGGGTAATTTACTCCAGTGCGGCTGCGCAAACCTACCCAATGGGCGTAACGAACTCGAGAGCAACGAAGCCTGGGTGTGGGGAGGGTGTGGCGATAACGTCGAATATGGTTACACCAAGTCGAAGGAGTTCGTCGATGCACATATGAAGAGGCGGAGTGATATAGGGACACTGGTCACATTACACAATAACGAAGCAGGAAGATTG TCTATCTCGAAGCACATGCGACGGGAATGTAAATGTCACGGACTTTCAGGCTCCTGTACACTCAAGACTTGCTGGAAGAAAATGCCCACATTCCGTGACGTCGGAAACCGCCTAAAATCTGCCTTCGACGGCGCCGTCAAAGTCACTGGCGGCAACAGCGGCGAGAATCTTATTCCGGAAGACGAAACGGTCAAACAGCCCACCATCAAAGACCTTGTATATTCCATGGAGTCACACGACTTTTGCGAACCCGATCGTAAGTCTGGTTCCCTTGGCACGGAAGGGCGACGGTGTAACAGCACCTCAATGGACGTTGGAGGTTGCGACATCATGTGTTGTGGAAGAGGATACCACGAGGTCCTGGCTGAGAAGCGTGAAAACTGTAGGTGTCGGTTTCACTGGTGTTGCGTCGTCAACTGCGACACGTGCAGAGTGGTCCAAACGATACAGACTTGTAACGGATACAATCTTGGGTGA